DNA from Marinagarivorans cellulosilyticus:
GCTTCGGCAAGGACGTTTTTCGAAGATGGGTATATTCGTTTAACTCAAAGGTCAGCATTAAACGATCCTTTTGAAGCCATTTACTGTATAGATAGTTTGAACGATTTAGTTAAATACTTTGATGATCAAACTGTATTTGATATTGACCATAAGGAAGTGAGCTTTCATCAATACATAGAGAATAATATCAATAAAGTCGGAGTTATTTGCCTTTCTGAATCTAAAGATAATCTACTTATGTGGGCTCATTACGCCAGAGAGCATAAGGGAGTGGTTGCCGGAATTAACAATTTTGGCGCTTCAAATATTTTTCAGAAGCTATTTATGCCCAGCTCACTAACCTCATCATCCTTGATTGATTATACGCCGTTTGATGGAGATGCGAAGCCAATTATGTATCGAAAGGGACTAAGGTACAGAAATGACAGATTTGATTTTGATTATTCAAATATATGTGTAGAAGGTGGCGCTAGAATATTGAGTGAAATATTCCTCCAAAAAAGTGAAGAGTGGATATATGAGAAGGAGCACCGAATCACTCTTCGGCTTGAGCAAGCCGATAAGGTAATTATCTGCAATCTTCATGATATGCAGAATGTCAAAATTAAAAACGATATTGTTTCCGCTGGCTGGACCAAGTTTAATGAGCATAACAATTGCTACGAAATCAACTTAATGGAAATTGACGATGAATCTTTTCGTTACGTAGTATCTTCATCATTGGCAGAACTAAGCGGGAACAATAATAATATTTATTTAATGAAATTAGACTCAAGCGCAATCAGTCACTGCCTATTTGGATTGAACTGTGATGTTAATATCGATGATCTAAAAGTTGGATACGCTCGCTCTACGGGATATTTGGAATTTTGGAGGGCAATAAAAAATGATTCTTACTATTGCCTAGAGTTTGAACAA
Protein-coding regions in this window:
- a CDS encoding DUF2971 domain-containing protein; the encoded protein is MVYFKYMASARTFFEDGYIRLTQRSALNDPFEAIYCIDSLNDLVKYFDDQTVFDIDHKEVSFHQYIENNINKVGVICLSESKDNLLMWAHYAREHKGVVAGINNFGASNIFQKLFMPSSLTSSSLIDYTPFDGDAKPIMYRKGLRYRNDRFDFDYSNICVEGGARILSEIFLQKSEEWIYEKEHRITLRLEQADKVIICNLHDMQNVKIKNDIVSAGWTKFNEHNNCYEINLMEIDDESFRYVVSSSLAELSGNNNNIYLMKLDSSAISHCLFGLNCDVNIDDLKVGYARSTGYLEFWRAIKNDSYYCLEFEQI